The Methyloceanibacter sp. wino2 nucleotide sequence CAGGGTGCTCGGGCATATAGGTCTGGAGCAGGCCGCGCCCGGCAATGGCCTCGCGTCCGGCCCGGCCGGTGACTTGGCTCAGAAGCTGGAAGGTGCGTTCGGCTGCGCGCGGGTCTCCTTGGGCGAGGCCGAGATCGGCATCCACCACACCCACGAGGGCCAGCCCGGGAAAATGGTGACCCTTGGCGACCAATTGCGTGCCGATGACGATGTCCACCTCGCGGTCCTCGATTTCCCGCAAGGTCTCGCGCAGATCCGCGATGCGCGGGGTCAGGTCGGAGGAGAGGATCGCGCGCCGCGCTTCCGGAAAGAGCGTCTCCACTTCTTCAGCGATGCGCTCGACGCCGGGCCCGCAGGCGACCAGGGACTCCTCGGCGCCGCAAGACGGGCATTCGTCAGGCAGGGGCGCGAACTTGCCGCAATGGTGACATTCGAGCCGGTGGCGGAACCGGTGCTCCACCATCCAGGCGGAGCAGTTGGGGCACTCGAAGCGGTAGCCGCATTTGCGGCAGAGCGTGAGCGGCGCGTATCCGCGCCGGTTGAGGAACAGCAGCGCCTGCTCTCCGCGCCCCAGCGTTTGCGCCATGGCTTCCGTGAGCACCGGCGAGAGCCAGGACCCGCGCTGGGGCGGGGATTTGCGCATGTCGATGGCTTCGAGGTCGGGCAGGCCGGCCGATTGATAGCGGGCGCGCAAGGGAATGTGCCGGTAACGGCCTTGGTCTGCGTTGACCAGACTCTCGATCGAGGGCGTCGCCGAACTCAAGACGACGGGACATTTGCCGAGGTGCCCACGCACCACGGCCATGTCACGGGCTTGATAGGAGACGCGGTCTTCCTGCTTGTAGGCCTGGTCGTGTTCCTCATCGACGACGATGAGCCCGAGATTGGGAAAGGGCAGGAACAGTGCCGAGCGCGCGCCGACGACGAGCTGCGCCTTGCCTTCGGCCACCGCGCGCCAGGTGCGGCCCCGCGCCGATTGGGTCAGCCCTGAATGCCATTCGGCGGGGCGCGCGCCGAAGCGCTCTTCGCAGCGGGTGAGGAAGGCGGCGGTCAGCGCAATCTCCGGGATCATGACGAGCGCCTGTTTGCCGCCCGAGAGCGCCTGGGCGATGGCCTCGAAATAGACCTCCGTCTTGCCCGATCCCGTGACGCCGTCGAGCAGCGAGACCGCGAAGCCATCATTTGTGTTCTCGAGGAGCTGCTCCGCTGCCTTGGTCTGCTCGTCGGAGAGTTCGGTGCGGAGCAGAGACGGATCGAGTTCGCGCGCGAGGGTGTCGGGCAGGGGCTCGGCCACGAGCGTGCCCGCATCGACAAGGCCGTCGATCACGCCCGGGCTAACCCCGGCTGCTTCCGCCAGCAGTGACTTCACCCAGATCAGTCCGTTGCCCGCCACGTCCAGCACGCGGGTCCGGGCCGGCGTCATGCGCTCGGGAGGCGGTCCGGCAAGGCGTACCCCATAGCGCGGCGCGGGCGGCTGAAACGCGGAACTCGCGCTCATCATCATGCGCAGGACCATGCCGGGCGGCGTCAGCGTGTAGTCGGCGACCCATTCGGCGAAGTCCATGGAGATCTCAGGCAGCGGCGGCACATCGTCCAGCACGTCGATGAGCGCGCGTAATTTGGATCGCGGAAT carries:
- a CDS encoding primosomal protein N' yields the protein MAKSEPDQKLLIPEEAPDTVPVLVPLALPAPYDYLVPDGVQVHPGSFVVAPLGPVKYVAAVWRRPEGAPAPKIPRSKLRALIDVLDDVPPLPEISMDFAEWVADYTLTPPGMVLRMMMSASSAFQPPAPRYGVRLAGPPPERMTPARTRVLDVAGNGLIWVKSLLAEAAGVSPGVIDGLVDAGTLVAEPLPDTLARELDPSLLRTELSDEQTKAAEQLLENTNDGFAVSLLDGVTGSGKTEVYFEAIAQALSGGKQALVMIPEIALTAAFLTRCEERFGARPAEWHSGLTQSARGRTWRAVAEGKAQLVVGARSALFLPFPNLGLIVVDEEHDQAYKQEDRVSYQARDMAVVRGHLGKCPVVLSSATPSIESLVNADQGRYRHIPLRARYQSAGLPDLEAIDMRKSPPQRGSWLSPVLTEAMAQTLGRGEQALLFLNRRGYAPLTLCRKCGYRFECPNCSAWMVEHRFRHRLECHHCGKFAPLPDECPSCGAEESLVACGPGVERIAEEVETLFPEARRAILSSDLTPRIADLRETLREIEDREVDIVIGTQLVAKGHHFPGLALVGVVDADLGLAQGDPRAAERTFQLLSQVTGRAGREAIAGRGLLQTYMPEHPVLQALVAGDRDAFYAQEIEARREAGMPPFGRLASLLISGTDRAAAESYARSLARAAAPAEKIEVLGPAEAPLSVVRGRYRYRILVKAPREADIQAYLRLWMADAPKARGSIRLSIDIDPYNFL